DNA from Cygnus atratus isolate AKBS03 ecotype Queensland, Australia chromosome 31, CAtr_DNAZoo_HiC_assembly, whole genome shotgun sequence:
TTCCCCTGGACAGAAGCTCCGTTCTGTCAGCTGTTAATGTCTGTAGGCAGATGGCTCACCCTGATTGTGATCAtccggggaactacaggcctgtcagtgtgACCTCTGTGCCAGGGAaactcatggagcagattatcttgagtacCATCACGCAACGCTTccaggacaaccaggtgatcaggcccagtcagcatgagATTACCAAAGCAGGCCCTGCTTGACAAGTCAGATCTCAACCTGTGACAAGGTGATGTGCTCAGTGGacaagggaaaggctgtggatgttggCTACCTAGGCTTCAATAAGGTTTTTGAAACcacttcccacagcattctcccgGAGAAACTCAAGGCCTGGATGGACGTAcacttcattgggttaaaaagtGGCTGAGTCTCCAAGTCCAAAGCgctgtggtgaatggagccaaagGCAactggaggccagtcactagtggtgtcccccagggcccagtactggggccagttctcttcaatatcttcaacaatgatctggatgaggggatcgagtgcaccctcagtaagtttgcaggtgacaccaagttCAGAAAGTGTGTTGAcctgctcgagggtaggagggctctgcagagggatctggataggctgcacccatgggctgaggccaactgcatgaagttcaacaaggccaagtgctgggtcctgctctTGGGGAACAACAACCCCACCCATacagggagaagagaagctggACAGCCGCCTGGTGATAAGGGCCCTGGGGATAGTGGTAGATAGTTGGCTGAggatgagccagcagcgtgctcaggtagccaagaaggccaacagaaTCCTGGCTTGTACCAGAAATACAGTCAGCAGGATGAGGGATAtgattgtccctctgtaacTCAGACCTGGTGAGGCCAAACCTCaagttcagctctggggccccttGTGTAAGGACACAGAtctattagaatgagtccagaggagggccacgaggatgatccaaggggctggagcacctctcctctgaagacaggctgagggagttggggttgttcagcctggagaagagaaggctccagggagaccttacagtggccttccagtacctaaaggggcctacaggaaagctggggagggactcttcatcCAAGAGAGCAGTGATAGGACTAGCTGTAAtggtttaaactgaaagagggtagattcaGATCAGACATTAGAAAGAAGTCCTttcctcagagggtggtgaggaacaggctgcccagagaagctgtggatgccccatccctggaggtgttcaaggccaggttggatggggctttgagcaacctggtctagtggaaggtgtccctgcccagggcaggggagttggaattctgtgatctttaaggtcctttcatACCCAAActcttctgtaattctgtaaatatgaaacacagcaccataccagctactaggaagaaaaatttactCTGTCGCAGCCAAAACTAGGACAGTATTCACTGCTTGTTCCATACCATGTCTGTCATGCTCAGGTCCAACACTTTCCAATTAATCACCACCacctgtcttttctgtcttttgatatGCACACAAAAAGGTCATCTCCTTAGTCTATTTGTgtctataataataatactaataatatattctattattatgttgttgttgttattattcttattatttcctttgtgtCTTATGAATCTGCTTTTATATCAACctataaacttttattttatattttttttcctcccagttctctcctccatcccactggATGAATAGCTTTGTAGTGTTGAGCTGCCTGCCGGGTCAAACCAGAGCACGTCTTCTTGGTGCCTAGCGTGGAGCACAAAGGTTGAGATGACAGATCTGACCAGAGCGTTTTAAAAGTAAGTTGTTCTAAGCATTGGATCAGTTTAACGGTTGCTGATCACAATGTCGATCTTTTTGATCTGGGGTCTGTTGTGCTTGTTTTCGGAATTGTGTTGTATAGCACATTGCTAACTGTCTGTCTTCCATGTCATGCTGTTCATCAATTCTGGGGGCAGGTTTAAGTTAATCTTTTGCTGTATTGGATAACACTGACTTCTGATAGGATAAAATTATTGTCCCCTCAATACCTCAGGAATCatctcttcatttcttaaaaattatttagaattaCACTCTTTTATactctttgccttttctcctcgGGGAGGAAATGTATGCAGGGTGGGTGGTGATGGTGGCTGGAACTGGGATGGACAGTGGGGGATGCTTTTCAccacttcttccctctccctttctcctgcacctcccccttctcctccaggacAGGCATATAGCCTGTCCAAAGCCACTCCAAACATTGCAACAAGCACTGCAGGCACTCCAGCTCCTGAGGTGTACCCAAAGTTAAACCGACCCCTGTGACAGGCTCTAGAGCCACTCCAAAACCTGCGAtaggccctgcagccactccaactGCTCTGAaaggccctgcagccagaacAACTCCTGTGatgggccctgcagccactccagcccctgAAATGGGCCCCTTGGCTGGGCTAGAGAACCAGCCTGTGCCAGTATCGGTTGCCtctttttgaaagtgaaaacaatGGGTGCGGAAGTCAGTTTTtgtttagaaaggaaagaaactccTACGCAGacaagaaaggagggagaagaagatAAGGCAGGTTTCTCCAAAGTTGGGCCATCATGGAAGCAGGAGGACAAAGAAGAAGAGATCATATAAGCATCAGAAACCAACTGGTCCCTATCCCAGTGTTAGCTAGGAGATATGGGAAAAGATTTCAGCCATCATCTTGGTGAGCACATTGTCACCTGGCTGCCCCAGTGCTGGGAGAACAGGGCCAGTAGcctggaattagagggcagggaagccaagcagaCGGATTTTGATTGACAAAGCCATTGGAAAAGGACACAAGGAACTTAATCCTGTCATGCTTGAACAAAAGGTCTCCCTTCAAGAAAGATCTTGTATGTCAACCAGGaaagtggaccaccatggagaggGGTATCCggtacctgagggaattagccatgTTGGAGGTGATTGATAGTAACCTAGACAACAAACAGCTGTCcaaagatccagatgaagtcaagtGCCCATGACCCATGTGGCAGACATTTGTACAGAGCgcaccatcatcatatgccaACTCATTGGCAGTAATGACCTGGAAAGACCAAGAGGAACCCACATGGATGAATCGGCTAGCCAACTCTGGCATTACAAAGaaagtctctcttcttccctatgAGCCTGTGTCTCATCTACGGAGAAACTTTCTCATGAGTTCCAACAAGTACAAGAGGCTACATCTTCTTCCCCACCTGCACGAACCAATAGCTCAGCTATCAGGTGTAAGTATCCATCTGCCCAAGAAAGTTGATATAGTGCGTGCATACTACGTGCAGCCCTGTGGTTTTAACTGTGTGACCATGAAGAGgccatgagaaaatgggatgcaAAAATCTACCTCCATCCTAGAGGCAGGGATACATGAAGTGCAAGTGGCCAGGTTGAGGGGGACCCCTGCTTGGGGAaaggctgggcatcggtcagtcTGTGATGAGCAATTGCATTCTGCATCACTTGCGTTATACAtgtaagaataataataataataaaatgtgttattctttattattagtGTTACTGTTATTCTTCTATCTTTATTTTCCGTCTTTTTAAACTGTCTGTATTTCAACAAATAAGCTTTTGAGTGGTGGGTGTGAGCTAACAGCTCTGTATTGCTTCGGTGCCTGACAGGTTAAAGCACAACATGTTTGACAACAACAGTCCAACAGCACAAATCACACTTGTAAAAGTCATCTCTCctgtgttcagagaagggcagtCAGTGATGACTTCAATCTGCTCCAAGCACCACAGCCCAGCAGAGACCCTGCTGCCTTTGGGAGCTGTCAGCCCTGAGGCCTTGGGGACACCTCGAGGGAGCCcaatggcacagagcaagcGATGCCATGGtcgggtgctgtgctgctgagctgggccgggctcctgggcccaaggggagctcgtggcaagcgggcagcgctgcagagagacagctctgcccaggagcagctcctctgcacagcgcagcagggctgggggctctgaccgcagctggcacggggagaggagacaaggagagagggcttggaGGCGGTGAGGAGCGCAGCAACAGAGGGCAGCGTGTGGCAGGACAGATCTGCAGGCTCTTGGCACCGTGAGTCTCTGTTAGCAGGGCCATGCAGGTGGTGTTGCCAGAGGGGTTTTCTACAGCTGGCACATCCGATGGCTGATAGCATCTGTCAGGATgggtctctctctttctccagcGAGCAGTAGAAGATGCTTTAGAGAATGGCATTTATGGTTGGATGTTTCAAGAGAAAGACCAAGGCAGGGGCTACCTGAAAGGCAAGCCTTTGTCTGTAGGCTGTGCTTTGTGATTCCTCCAGTGGAGGGGAGGCAGGTTTCATGGTAATGGATTGTCAGGATTGTACAGGAGACTGAGACTCCTGGAGCATTGCAGTGAGGGACCAATATGCCATCAATGAACTTCATAAAGCCCCTTCCCACACCTCAGCCCACAAACTGCACCAACATCATCATTGTGGTCCTCTCAGGTTTTATCCTAGCTGGTCTTTAGCGGCTACCAACCCTCCGATGCCCAGTACCCTGCCTTTGGGAGGTGTCTGCAGGCTTGAGGTGAGCACAGATCGTTTGCaatgagcaggagctgcctcctctgcaggcagagctgcagcccaggagggtCTGCTGagtgtccgtctgtccctccctggccttgcctcccctggcagcagcacgctgccattcctcctggcttctgcacctggccgtgctgctgctggtcttgttcccaggctgcctggggatgggggttTCACCTGCCCATGGAGTGAGCcgtcggggtgccaggaggaaggggagtacggggacagggtgaggggtctggagatgGGCACTTGGAGCCTGgattcctctgctctcagcagcgTCCAGGTTTTTTTGAGATGCACTTCTGAGTGCAACTGTCCTGTAGATCAAAGAAACGCCAGCAGAGGGCAGCTGACAGCAGGACTGATGGACTTCGGGTCTTAACACTCTAAAGGACTCTGGGCTATAAGGGTACAGTCCCTTTTTCTCTGAGGATCCACAGGGTCTTACTTGGAGTGCAGGAGAGATGTCTGGACTTCTGACTTAAAAACAGCCTTCAGGTGTGTTGGGGCAgctagaataaaaaatacaaaataaaaaaaaaatcccaacagcaCTCCTCAGCAGTTGGTTTGAATGTGAGCCAAACTGGGGCAAATGTCTTTGGTATTAGGAGAAAAGTAAAGCTGAGATGACACCAAATTCCTCTTTATCTCTGCCTGTAGAACAGGACTGACTCTACCATTGCCCAGAGCAAAGTCTCCTGCTCCCAGGGACACCCTAAGGCAGGACCAAGAAGAACTCAGGAAAGGGACCTGCCATATGCCTGCCTGGACGTGGAGAATCATTTGGGGAGGTTTAAATGAGAAATGGTATCAGTTTCCCTCTAGTAAGTCGGTTGTACATTCTTACTGTCTTTCTATTCTTTGAGCAGAACCCGATGTCTCTAAACAGCAGatgtccaacagcagctccatcactgagttcctcctgctggcattcgcagacacgcgggagctgcagctcctgcactttgggctcttcctgggcatctacctggctgccctcctgggcaacggcctcatcctcaccgccgtagcctgccaccaccgcctccacacccccatggacttcttcctcctcaacctcgccctcctcgacctgggctgcatctccaccactctgcccaaagccatggccaatgccctctgggacaccacggccatctcctatcaagggtgtgctgcacaggtctttctgtttgtcttctttGTTGGAGCGGAGTATTGTTTTCTCACCATCATGGCCTAtgaccgctacgttgccatctgcaagcccctgcactacgggagcctcgtgggcagcagagcttgtggccagatggcagcagctgcctggggcagtggctttctcaatgctgtcctgcacacggccactacattttccctgcccctctgccaaggcaatgctgtggaccagttcttctgtgagatcccccagatcctcaagctctcctgctcagatgcctacctcagggaagttggggCACTTGTGTTTAGTGTTTCTTTAGTCTTTGGttgttttgtcttcattgtgttctcctatgtgcagatcttcagggcagtgctgaggatgccctctgagcagggccggcacaaagccttctccacgtgcctccctcacctggccgtggtctccctgtttgtcagcactgccatggttgcctacctgaagcccccctctgACTCCTCCCCATCCTTGGACCTGGTGGTGGCAGTTTTATATGTGGTAGtacctccagcagtgaaccccctcatctacagcatgaggaaccgGGACCTGAAAGCCACGCTGAAGAAACTGATTCTAGTGGTAATATTCACTTAGCAATGAATGGCTGTCTCACTTTTCTAGTTTTGTTCAAGTTAATCTCAGGCAATTTGTGACCTTTAGGTGtagcatgttttaaaattcGGTTTGCagttaaatgtttgttttcattcctcttttccagatgaCCAACCCTCTGTGTGACCCAGAGAATGTGTTTATTCCTAAATGACACCTGGCCTCTGTTGTGGCATCTTCTTAGTAAAATGAAGTTGCTCAGTGCTCAGGGCTCTTCTTCCCAAACTCGAGTGCAGAAGACGCTCAGGGAATGCCAGGCTCAAGGCCTCACTCTTGTGCTTGGGTGCCACCAGGAcacaggggcaggagggcacgGGGTGCTGGGTGAGGGAGTCAGGGCTGGACTGAGTCGTCACTGGCAGATTCCCAGTGCCCTTGGGGGCCCTGACTGGTCAAGAAGCAGCTTCCTGGGATTGAAAGGTGACAGGGCTGGCTGCATCAGGGAGGTATTGGGAGCCACCAGGGTATCCTAAGGGTTCTCCTGGGATGCCGTGTGCCTTGTGTTGGGTGGGCAGCGAGTGGGTCTTCACAGTAAAGCTAAGCCAAAGGATGCACGGGCTGATGGGAGCTCTGCAATGCCAGGACACACAGCGAGGCCACAGCACAAAGGTCTCAGAGGCCTTCAGTGAACAGTAGGAAAGGGCCAAGACTGGGTGACCAGGCAAGGTCCGGGAGGTGGGGAGAGATTGGCAGGGGCTGGTCTGGTCTGGGCAGTGCCCGGCAGAGGGCACCAGCAGCGTCAGGGAGCGGTGGCAGCATGCAGGGGAGCgctcccagcagggcttggtgctgcagagccagggctggggaagggagcccagagctgcaggggcaggggacaggaggcTGCTCGGGGCCCTTGctggcctgggcagagcaggaagggggcCCGGGGCATTCGTCCCCTCACTGCAGCCTCCCAGGACCTGCACGGCGCTCACGGAGCATCCAGACCCAGGCTCTGCCCCGTGGTGCGCAGGGAGAGGGCAAAGCCTCTCTGAAAAAGaggctgaaactgaaaaaggtCCCTCCGCTGCCCCGTGGTATGACAGGGCCAGGGTGGGACAGGTTACCTTTATTTGATGTAGTTCTTGTGTAATTTGCATTGGTGATGGCACAAAAAGACGGTTCCTTCACCAGGGATGTACATCCTTCTTCATGTCAGGACACAACTCAGCGTCCTTCACTCTGCTTTATCTCACAGATGAACTGGATTAGGTCTCCTTGATTACTCTGAGGCACAATGCAGTGCTTTTTGCCTTCTGACACTCCAGCACAATATGTGTGCCTTTCCCTTACTCTGCGCATTGACCTGACGGGTCATTTCACACTTTTCACTTTCATATCCCTAGTTGGAAGAGGATGATTCCCCAAAGTGGGGCAAGCTCTTGGGTTCTGCCTCAGCCATTTGAAGCATGCTATACTTGAGTTTTTCAGCCTGAGTTTGCTGGATGACCCAGGAAGATGACCCAGGAAGGTAAATGGATGTTCAAGTGTCTAGCAGGAATACGGGAAAGTATCATGGGTTTCCAATGGCCATTTCAAATCTAGGTCAACCCCAGGAACCCACTGGAGAAGAGGTTTGTCTTTGAAGGGgtttcctgtgctgggctgggctgcagttaCGGGGACAAAGACCACTGCTGGCAGTGGAGGTGCcctggtgttgtggtttagcccggctggcagccaaacaccacacagccgttcgctcaccctcccccctccctctccgggatgggggagagaaacgggaaagtgaagtctgtgagttgagataaagacagtttattaagacagggaaaagaataacaataacaataacaataataataataataataataatagtattaatagtaataatgtgtacgaaataagtgatgcacaatgcaattgctcaccacctgttgaccgatgcccagcctatccccaagcagccggcccccccaccccggctagccacccctgtctattgttcagcatgacgtcagatggtatggaatacccctgtGGCCAGTTGggatcagctgtcctgggtctgtcccctcccagctcctgctgcatccctagcctgctcgctagcaggacagagcgagaagctgaaaagtccttggcttggtggaagcactgctctacaacaattaaaacatcagcctgttatcagcgctcttctcatcctaatccaaaacaaagcaccctgccagctactaggaggaaaattaactctgtcctacctgaaaccaggacagatatccaccccttattccataccatttatgtcatgctcaggttacactctttccaataccttctaattaatcaccattttcagctatgatatatagcaaccatggtagtgatgacatacagtgttatatgataattaacatactacaattcaactcatgggctattctcacccagtattaggtccccttgaggtacacaccgaacctccccattcttttgcattacccaccaagtgcatccaggtccctgggcaaaagcaatcccacgaatgggcttgccttttcctgaggcaggagtagcccagactgtcttacccagcatgtttcttacgtgcactacaggaactttatccccttctacagtgcgtaacaggtttgattgggcaggtccagctcggttggcaggatcctctagtattgactaaccaggtggcctttgccaaatgtgtttcccaatttttgaatgtcccagcacccattgctttcagtgtagtctttaacagtccattgtatcgttcaactttcccggaggctggtgcatgataggggatgtgatacacccactcaataccatgttctttggcccaagtgtctataaggttgtttgggaaatgagtcccattgtctgactcaattctttctggggtgccatgtcgccataggacttgcttttcaaggatatttgtgcgtcgtctaggtcctaataaattacttcccgtgcggctaattccctcaggtactgaattcccttctccatggtggtccacttgactggtagacatacaagttcttccttgtagggatacctttccttcacagctaacaggagacgcctccagaggctgtgagatcgtgctccatctccaattgctttgtcaatgcctgcgtctctagcaagggatcgcagccgcctggcttccctgccctgtaattccacaccattggctccagtgtcccagcaccggagcagccaggtgagaAGCTGCTtacctatacagcgaccaaaatcttcttgcacatctcgtagctcacgctggtatagggttcgggtagttactaTTGATTTTTCGgcatcctcatcttcatcttcatcctcctgcacacttgatggcccagcctcgtcttctctATACAtagacttagcagaagactgtctgtgttctaaacgacctgagtctctataccattttttcaccttgtctacaggggcaacttgcactgctacagctcgtttctctgacccagccacaggagctggagcggctgcaggagctggagtggctgcagggtctggagtggctgcaggagctggaactggagcggctgcgggagatggagcagctgcagggtctgtcactaggttgatagtagcatcaattgcagctcgataggcacaagccagaccccagcacgccacagtgatttgtgtcactttggaactgccagagtcatgacacccttttttcaagcattctgccagttttttaggattttgcagttgttcaggggtgaatgaccaaaacactggaggtgcccactgccctagaaacctgcccatatcctcccacactccctgccactcgcaactatcccgcctcaagacagatctccggatgagattcctaaggagttgtttaaccttaaacaaaacctgaagcgcattcaggagacataacaactagaacatgctggtctgagtatcccaaggatattcaacatcttggagagctaccgtaactagctcgggggataagagggtggtgaaggaggaagggagagtgaacaggtaggaaaaaatatcttcccctgtcccctccacagattgactccctgatgaaaaaaggcaataggtgtaattgctaatagtttctgagatatggtttccgaagtatagagtcgacgacagtgctgagtacaaataccaggttagagtcatgaccagatatctcatcatttcataagccatcgtta
Protein-coding regions in this window:
- the LOC118261505 gene encoding olfactory receptor 14C36-like, producing the protein MSNRSAISEFLLLAFADTRELQLVHFGLFLGIYLAALLGNGLILTAVACHHRLHTPMYFFLLNLALLDLGSISTTLPKAMANALWDTRAISYQGCAAQVFLFVFFVGAEYCFLTIMAYDRYVAICKPLHYGSLVGSRACGQMAAAAWGSGFLNAVLHTATTFSLPLCQGNAVDQFFCEIPQILKLSCSDAYLREVGALVFSVSLVFGCFVFIVFSYVQIFRAVLRMPSEQGRHKAFSTCLPHLAVVSLFVSTAMVAYLKPPSDSSPSLDLVVAVLYVVVPPAVNPLIYSMRNRDLKATLKKLILVMTNPLCDPENVFIPK